A region of the Roseiflexus sp. RS-1 genome:
ATGACTGGATCGCGCCGTACCCGGATCAGGCGTGCTGCTGCGAATAGCTCGTTACAGCCCAAGTGGAAAACGGCGCGCCGGAGTAACGCGCGCTCGACGCTGGCGCGAGCACAGCGTCGCTGCCCTGGCGCACCGATGGCGTGGCTGGCATCCCACAATGGTTCGTCTCCTGCCTTCAGGATAGATCGGCGCACCGGTGCGCCAGGTGCTGCCACTCCTCGACCAGTTGCTCGATGGCGATGCGAAAGGTGTGCTTCGTCGACTCTTCCGCGCACCGACGCCGGTATGCGAGACCATACGTGTGGCGCACCCACATTTCGTACTGCGCGATCCATTCAAGCAGCGCAACAAACTGCCGATGCATCCGCTGCCGCGTCTCCGGTTCCGGTGGGATGTCTGCGGGGTGTATCTGGTCGGGCAACCAGGGCAAACGCTGCGCGTTGAGCGGCGCAGTCCACACTGGGGTAAACTCGTACCGCCTGAGATAGACGCCACCCTCTGCCGGGTTGCCGTAGAAGGCGCCGAAGCCCCACAACACGACATGCGTCCCCGACCCAAGCGCCATCAGATAGGCGCTGCTCCCAACTGCACCGGATGGCGGTCGCTGACGAGAGAACCCATACGCCAGCAGGAGATTCCCTTCACCACGACGAATATCGCAGCCCCACAGCCAGCATTGCAGGTGGAGCAGTTCAGCGCCGCGCCGCTGGATCGGTTCGGGCAGGACAATACAGGCGTCGGGTGTCATCGCCTGCTCCTGATCGTTCGCAGTGGTTTCCCTGTCCGTCAATGATAGCAACTACCATTTTTGGATGACGCAATAATAGTGCCACTCAATGGTTTCGTCAACCAAATGGTCTTTGCCTGAACCTACACGGAGTAGAGGCGGTATCTGAAAAACCTCAACGCTCTGCCAGAACGTCCTCGTACACATCAATGATGTGACGAACCAGACGCTCTGGCGCAAAACGCTCGGTCAGCGCACGTTGACCGCCTGCTATCAGGCGATTGCGCAGGTTTTGATCATCGAGAACGCTCAGGATGGCGCGCGCCAGCGCATCGGTGTCATCGTAAGGGATGAGCAGCCCATTCTCACCATGAACAACGATCTCATTTACAACGGGGATATCGGTCGAGATAACCGGTACACCGGCAGCCATGCCTTCGAGGAGCGGCAGGCCAAACCCTTCGTAGCGGGAAGGAAAAGGGAGTACATCGCTGGCGCGCAACAGCGCCAGTTTCTCTTCTTCGCTGATCGTACCAGGGAAATGCAGATTGCGCTCGATGCCGTACGCTGCAGCTCGCCGCATCAGATCAGCGCGTTGTGCCTGGTTGTGGGTGACGAACACGAAAGATGCCTGCGGGTATCGACGTACAATTGTCGGCATGGCATCGATGATCATGTCGTAGCATTTGCGGATGGTCAACTGCCCGATATACGGAATGATCGGTCGGGTCAGGGCAGGCGGCGCCGGCGCCGGACCATGCATAAACTCCATGTCGAGCCAGAGCGGTACAACCGGTCCCACCCGTTTGCCAAAGCCGAGTTGCGTCAGAACCCCGGCTTCGTGGCGGGAGCAGGGGATGAAGCGATTAACGTGCTTCAGTGGAGCGTGGATCGCAAAGTTTCGCCAGTGATCGCGCAGGCGCAACGGTTCACGCGCCACCCGGCGCGCCAGGTCGAACCAGGTGAAAATCAGGCGCTCAGGGTGGGGCGGACGCTCATATGGACGCTCACGATCATCCACCAGCCAGCGGTCGTGGTACGGTCCGAGCCACGTCCAGCAGACCGGCACACGTTCCTGCCGCAACCAGCGCACTGCACCCCATGCCAGCACATTGCGCGGATGCATCAGATGCACAATATCTGGACGTGGAATGTTGCGCAGCACAGCAACAAGATCGCGGTTCGGCGCAATTCGCGGGCGCACCCGTATGACCCGAACGCCATCGATCGTTTCGGCGCGCTCGACCAGACCAAGATGTGGTGCTTCAGGTTGCCAGTAGGTCAGGGCATAGACTTCATGCCCGGCATGCACCAGCGCCTGACCAAGCGTCCGCTCGGGCCAGTTGCGAAAATGGCGACTGATGCCGCCCAGTCCAATGATCAGAACGCGCACAGGTTTCCTTATACCGTTACATCTTACTGTTGCAGGCAGCCCGGTATGCCGCTTCCACCCGATCTGCCACAGCAGACCACGAGAACTGTGCAGCCCAACCCGGCGCAGCGTCAGCCATTGCACGACGGCGCTCCGGATCGTTGAGCAGTGTGCGCACCGCTGCTGCCAGCGCAGTCGGGTCGCGTGGCGGCACGAGGAGTCCGGTGTGTCCTTCGTCGATCACTTCAGGGAAGCCGCCGAAGCGCGATGCGACAACCGGCAGCCCGCACGCCTGCGCTTCGACCAGACCGATGCCGAACGTCTCGCTGGCAAAACTGGTGGCGAGCAGCAGATCGGCTGCGGCGTAGATCGACGGGAGACGTTCACGTGGCAGGGCGCCCAGGAAGTGTACCCGCTCCGCCAGTCCCAGTTCCTGTGCCAGTCGCTCCAGGTCTGCGCGAGTTTCGCCATCGCCGACGATCATCAGATGCGCACGCGGAATCTCCTGTAAGGCGTGGAGAGCAACATCGACCCCCTTCCAGGGTTGCAGCCGACCGACCCACAAGAGGAGCGGTGTTCCATCGGTGCGAACGATGTTGGGATCGGGCGCTGTCGGACGAAACAGGTTCGTGTCGATCCCGTTGAACACGACAGTCGGCTCGAACCCGTAGCGTGTTGCCACAGTGCGAGCATTGAAACGACTGCACGATACTGCGGCATCGATGCGCGGCGCGAGCAGTGTGTCGCCCGGATAGAAATCTTCGCCGTGGCACCCCAGCACCACCCGCGCTCCGCCAAGGCGTCGCGCCAGGAGCGCCGGACCCAGGTCATACGGTTTTTGAATGTGGATGATGTCGTATCCGCCAGCGATCAGTTCCGGCAGTGCAGCGATTGCCAGGGACAGACGTTCGAGCAGTTTGGCTTCGGCATATGCGCGGCGGAGCAACGGCAGCGTCTGAAACCGATAGCGATCAATAAACGGGAACATCAGCACCCGAACTCCCGGCGCCAGCTCACGGCGTTTCCCCACTCCGCCGATAATTGTCACTGCGTGCCCGCGACGCGCCAGTTCGCGCCCCAGGTCCCATACAAAACTTTCCACACCGCCAAACTTTGTTGTCGTTGTCAGATTGTAGAGTGCAATGCGCATGGCTTGACCACAGGCGCCTTCGTGTCGTTATAAGACGCGCAGCAACCAGCGACGCCCCGGCAGACGCATCTTCGCCAGTTGCTCACGATCCTGCGGTTCCAGCCCGCCGGTTGCGCGCAGCGCTGCAATGAATGCACCTGCGCCCAGCAACGCCACGCATGTCAGCAACCCTGCCTCGCGTAACCGCACAAGAATGCTGGCATGCGGCGGAAGGTTTGGCAACAGTGCCGCCATCCCCGCTACCAGGAGCGCCATCACGCTGCTCGCCAGTAGAACGCGCAATGTAAACCGCCAGGGCCAGCGTAATCCCATTAACCGGTATCCGCTTACTGTCACCCACAATCCCCCCAGGACACGCGCCAATCCGAATGCCAGCGCCACGCCAGCGATGCCCAGTAGCGGCGACAGCAGGACCAGCAACGGAACGACTGAGAGTGTCAGCAAGCGCGAAATCACAATGACGCCCAGCTTTTCGTAGACGATCAGCGCGTTGTATGCGGTGGTCAACATACTCTCCAGAAAGAGACACGGCACGAGCACCCACACCAGCGATGCAGCATCGACATACTGCGGCGTCAGCACGGTGAGCACCGGGCGCGCCAGCAGGATCAATCCCACGGCGCCGGGGATGAGCAGCAGCGCTTGAAGTCGCGCCAGCGACTGATATGCGCCCAAAAGCGTTCCGCCCTCACCTGCGCGCACCCTGGTGAACAGCGGCACCTGAACGCCAACCATCGGTGTGTACAGGTAGCCAAGCACCATCCCAACCACCGACGCGCCAGCCCAGAGCAGGGCGACATCGCTGATGTCGTTCGCCAGAAACACCGCAAACGACTTGCTTGCCAGAAAGTCGGTCACCGTCATAAGGAATGAAACCGCGCAGTAGCGCACGAAACCGGACGGCAGGGCATTGGCAAGCGACAGGTCGGGCGCTTCCTGTCCGTCATCCGACCAGGAGCGGATATCGGATTTCCACAAACGGTACACGTTCCATGCGGCCAGCGCAACGGCAATCGCGGGGGCAACGAACATGGCGATCAGCACGCCGATGATTGCACTACGGTCAGGATCAGGAGTCAGCCGGCTGATGAGAATGGCCGTTGCACTCAACAATGGCGGCAACAAACCCGCTGCCAGCGCCACACTGTTCCAGGCGCGCTGCTTGAAAAAACTGTTCAGGTACGCCATCAGCATGTCGTAGCAGATGCCCAGGAAGAGCATAATCAGGATGGTGAGCATAATGAGCCAGCCAGACTCATCGATGAACCGTACAAGGGTCATCTGCTCGACAGGCGGAATGCGTCCATCGGCAAGCACCTTGCCCTGCAACTCGCCGATGTAGCGGTCGTACCCTGCGATCAATCCGGCAAACACGAGGGTCAGGACGGCAACCTGCGCCACAAGCACCGCGAAGAGCAATCGCAACACTGCGCGTGGTCCGCCGGTGCGGTTCGTTTCAGGGATGTACTTCGGCAACGCACGGGTTGTTCCCAGGTCGATCCAGGTGCCCAGTCCATTACTGGCGCCGCTTACCAGCGCCAGCAAGCCGTAACTGGTCAACGGCAGCACCGTCAGTTTGAGCAGCGTTGCGACAATTTCGGCGATCATGCGCAGCGGCACGAACACCGCGTTCCACACAACGGCGCGCGATACCTGGCTGGCGAGCGAAGGGGCGCGACTGGTTGTCGGTTCGGTTGCCATTGCTACTGTTTGACCAGTCCCAGTTCAAACATGCCGGTGTACCAGTCGCGTTGCAGGCGATACGCAGCGCGCTCCAACCCCAGGCGGCGCAGCGCCGCTCGCGCGATGCGGTGCGCCGGTTTCGGACTGGAGAGCGTTCCACGCAGCAGTTCTTCTTCGCGGAGATCGCGCACGCAGAATCCGCAGCGCGCCGCGAGCGCCGTGAATGTCTGGTACTCGAAATAGTGCATGTCACTCAACCGCTGCATATCACGAAACGCAGCGCCCTGCTTGCTGCGCCCGCGGCGCGCGATCAACCATTCGGCAAACGGGCGCGGCATCCAGTTGATCCCCCGCATATGGTAGTGCGGATCGATCCAGGCTCGTCGGTTGATCACCGTTATCAGCGCCACGCCACCAGGGCGCAACACCCGCGCAATCTCGCGCAGCACCTGTTCCGGCGACTGCACGTGCTCAATGACATCCCAGCATACCACAGCATCGAATGCTGCATCAGGCAACGGCAACGCTTCGCCAGCGGTGTTGATCACCGGCACGCGCAGGTGGTAACGCGCCGCGCGCAGCAGAATGATCCGACAGTAGGCTGGATTATATTCGCTGGCGACAACCTGCGCGCCACGTAGCGCTGCCGCAACCGCAAAGCCGCCCATGCCGGCGCCGAGATCGAGCAGTCGCACTCCATCGACCCGTCCGGCAATCTGTTCCAGACGGGCAAGCCGGTCGCTCTGGTACGCTTCCTGATTGATGCGCCGCTCGCGCCAGCGCGTAAAGTCGCGCCGCCAGCGCATATGCCGCAGCCAGGGATCAATCGCCTGCTCGAGTTCGGTTGGTACAGCGGATGGTTGGGTCATCATGGTTGAGAGTTCAACGTATAACCGGTTATATGTATGTTCAACGCTACAATGCTCAGATCACGTCGGGATTGCGGGTCATACGTCGTCGGCGCACGCAGGCGCAATCGGGTCTGTCCCGGCGGTGCAGTCACTCCTATGCGATAGGTGCGTACCGAACGCGGTGCCTCCCAACGCGCGATCAGCCGCCGATCCTGCCACAGTTCCACCGGTCGCGCCGTCTCGTAAGACGCCAGGGTCAACGCCAGCGTCACATGGATTGGCGCATCATACGGGTTGACCAGCCAGATCGCGTTGTCGGCGCTCCCCCAGCGATGCCGACCGTTATCGTTGCGCTCCACGTCGTCCCATCCTTTGCCTGCATACACGAAGGGACGGCAGGCGTCGGCGAACCGGGGCAGTTCGTACCGGCGATACTGCGCATCCTCATACACCGGCGTCGGCGCATGCCCGATCAACCTTCCGAGCGTTTCCGCGACCTGTTCCTGCTCACGCGCCGTCGTCAGGTCGGTGCGCACCACCACGTGGCGCACCGGCGCGAAACACTGCATCGCTCTGACCGTGGATTGGTCGAGCGGAACAATATCTGGCTGTAATGCTTGCATTGTTCCAATGGCGCGCAGCAGCGGCATATTGAACGTCTCATACGCCGGTCGGCGCGCGATGAACCCGCCGATGATTGGTTGACCGTGGACGATCTGATTCCGTAAGGTGCGGCTTGTTTCGAGCACATCGAGCGGCAGGTCGGCGACGGCGCCGGGGCGCGCTGCAATCTGTTCGTACACCGCCGGGCGCTCCAGCGGCAGGAAGACGCGCCCTGACGGCAGCCAGAGTTCGAACAACCCTGCCATTACCGCTCCTGCTACCGGTAGCATGCGCCAGACATCTGGCGTCCCCCGGCGCAACTGCGCCAGCCCCTGCGCCGCTGCGATGCTCATCACCATCAGCACCGGCGCGATAAACAGCGCTGGCTTGCGCGCTGTCCCGAACAGCGGAAGCCGATCAAGCAGCGCATACGGCATTGGGATGCCCGTGTCCTTCCCCAGGATGTGCAGACCAGGACCCATCGCCAACACCCAGAGCACGATGGCAGTGAACGCCAGGTGCCGCTCGCGCCGCCAGACGGTTCGCGCGCCGATAATCGCCAGCGCCATCAGGGTCCATCCCGCCGGAACATACCAGACGCTTGGAGCGAAGTATTCGGCAACCGGGCGCATCCATTGCTCGACCTGCGCCCCCCACAGCGGTTGGTACACATTCGGAAAGAATAACCCGAACAGGTCGACCGACGAGTTGTACACATATGCTTCCAAGATCGCGTCACGCGCCTGGTGACCTATCGGTAATACGTCACGCCGCATAAGCATCCCGGCGAGAAACGGCGCCAGCAGGATCAGCGTTCCAATCGCAAACAGCGCATAATGGCGGGCGAGGATCAGGCGCTCACGAACTGCTGCGAACCGTGCAGCCATCCATACAATTGTAAGTACGCCACAGATCGATGCCCAGTACCAGTCGGAAAGCACGACCGGCGCGGCGATTGCCGCAGCGCATGCAATGCGCCAGCGCTCCGCGCCGCGATCCAGCAATGCCAGGGCGTAGATATAGAACGGGATCCAGTGCAGGCTGAACAGGTTAAGGTGGCTGTTCTGCAACTGTGCGATGTGGAGCGGTCCGAGCGTAACCAGCACACCGCACACCAGCGCCTCCCAGAATCCGCGCACATAGTGGTAGGCGAGCAGAAAGACGCCAAACCCGGTCAGCGCAAAACCCAGCAGCACCGCTGCGTTGAACGCCGCCACCGGACCCGCCAGCAG
Encoded here:
- a CDS encoding glycosyltransferase family 4 protein, whose product is MRVLIIGLGGISRHFRNWPERTLGQALVHAGHEVYALTYWQPEAPHLGLVERAETIDGVRVIRVRPRIAPNRDLVAVLRNIPRPDIVHLMHPRNVLAWGAVRWLRQERVPVCWTWLGPYHDRWLVDDRERPYERPPHPERLIFTWFDLARRVAREPLRLRDHWRNFAIHAPLKHVNRFIPCSRHEAGVLTQLGFGKRVGPVVPLWLDMEFMHGPAPAPPALTRPIIPYIGQLTIRKCYDMIIDAMPTIVRRYPQASFVFVTHNQAQRADLMRRAAAYGIERNLHFPGTISEEEKLALLRASDVLPFPSRYEGFGLPLLEGMAAGVPVISTDIPVVNEIVVHGENGLLIPYDDTDALARAILSVLDDQNLRNRLIAGGQRALTERFAPERLVRHIIDVYEDVLAER
- a CDS encoding glycosyltransferase family 4 protein, which codes for MRIALYNLTTTTKFGGVESFVWDLGRELARRGHAVTIIGGVGKRRELAPGVRVLMFPFIDRYRFQTLPLLRRAYAEAKLLERLSLAIAALPELIAGGYDIIHIQKPYDLGPALLARRLGGARVVLGCHGEDFYPGDTLLAPRIDAAVSCSRFNARTVATRYGFEPTVVFNGIDTNLFRPTAPDPNIVRTDGTPLLLWVGRLQPWKGVDVALHALQEIPRAHLMIVGDGETRADLERLAQELGLAERVHFLGALPRERLPSIYAAADLLLATSFASETFGIGLVEAQACGLPVVASRFGGFPEVIDEGHTGLLVPPRDPTALAAAVRTLLNDPERRRAMADAAPGWAAQFSWSAVADRVEAAYRAACNSKM
- a CDS encoding class I SAM-dependent methyltransferase yields the protein MMTQPSAVPTELEQAIDPWLRHMRWRRDFTRWRERRINQEAYQSDRLARLEQIAGRVDGVRLLDLGAGMGGFAVAAALRGAQVVASEYNPAYCRIILLRAARYHLRVPVINTAGEALPLPDAAFDAVVCWDVIEHVQSPEQVLREIARVLRPGGVALITVINRRAWIDPHYHMRGINWMPRPFAEWLIARRGRSKQGAAFRDMQRLSDMHYFEYQTFTALAARCGFCVRDLREEELLRGTLSSPKPAHRIARAALRRLGLERAAYRLQRDWYTGMFELGLVKQ